A region of Paraburkholderia sp. BL23I1N1 DNA encodes the following proteins:
- a CDS encoding type II toxin-antitoxin system Phd/YefM family antitoxin, translating to MSATTISSREFNQSASEAKKASANGPVFITDRGRPSHVLLNIDEYRRLTGGFTTLLEAVAMKDDDVNDEFEAPRAEIGIRAADLDD from the coding sequence GTGAGCGCTACGACCATCTCCAGCCGGGAATTCAACCAGTCGGCGAGCGAAGCCAAGAAGGCTTCCGCGAACGGCCCCGTGTTCATCACGGATCGTGGCCGCCCGTCGCATGTGCTGCTGAATATCGATGAATACCGGCGGCTTACCGGCGGCTTCACGACGCTACTCGAAGCCGTGGCCATGAAAGATGATGACGTCAACGATGAGTTCGAAGCGCCACGCGCGGAAATCGGGATTCGTGCCGCTGACCTGGACGACTGA